One genomic window of Clostridium taeniosporum includes the following:
- a CDS encoding helix-turn-helix domain-containing protein yields MNKRKLMSLLKREEGIKLDYKLKLDLLAESGKKELSKDICAIANTGYGRGYIIVGIQDKTKKIIGVKKENLFKEEQIQQIITSRCEPPIPLKVDFIYIDNKKIGVITIYDGGQKPYQIRENGAFYIRRGSTTDVMRKQEIITLLEQNLNLTIETCPLVNSRIDMLNMELVKRYFRHKGIEINDENKEFLLLSSGIASQERGSTELRCTYGGLLVFSDHNYLCIPNNMIKIMDNLNNVYGDVYIIQGNLLTMIDKAEKKILEIIKSDYPCSAITEAIKNAVLYREYFDLNRIIEVSIEKNNVIVSSPGELIDENIKSERIHYNKRNIWLYEKLTTLDDEKRFLNNGQGFKRIINSFKNKGKVEFINSRTEHSFKVILPGV; encoded by the coding sequence ATGAATAAAAGAAAACTTATGTCATTGTTAAAAAGAGAGGAAGGAATTAAATTAGATTATAAATTGAAACTTGATCTTTTAGCCGAAAGTGGAAAGAAGGAACTATCAAAGGATATATGTGCAATTGCTAATACTGGGTATGGACGTGGATATATAATAGTTGGAATACAAGATAAAACAAAAAAGATAATTGGTGTTAAAAAAGAAAATTTATTTAAAGAAGAACAGATTCAACAGATTATAACTTCAAGGTGTGAGCCACCTATACCTTTAAAGGTTGATTTTATTTATATAGATAATAAAAAGATTGGAGTAATAACCATTTATGATGGTGGACAGAAGCCATATCAAATTAGGGAAAATGGAGCTTTTTATATAAGAAGAGGTTCAACAACTGACGTTATGAGGAAACAGGAAATTATAACCCTTCTAGAGCAGAATTTGAATTTGACAATTGAAACATGTCCTCTTGTCAATAGTAGAATAGATATGCTTAATATGGAACTTGTAAAAAGATATTTTAGGCATAAAGGAATCGAAATTAATGATGAAAATAAAGAATTTTTACTTCTTTCATCTGGCATAGCATCACAAGAAAGGGGGAGTACTGAACTTAGATGTACCTATGGAGGACTTCTTGTTTTTTCAGACCATAATTATCTTTGTATTCCAAATAATATGATAAAAATTATGGACAACTTAAATAATGTTTATGGTGATGTTTATATTATTCAAGGAAATCTTTTGACTATGATAGATAAGGCAGAAAAGAAAATATTAGAAATAATAAAAAGCGATTATCCATGTTCAGCTATAACAGAAGCTATAAAGAATGCTGTTCTTTATAGGGAATATTTTGATTTAAACAGAATCATAGAAGTCTCTATAGAAAAGAATAATGTTATTGTTTCAAGCCCAGGAGAACTTATAGATGAAAATATTAAAAGTGAAAGAATTCATTATAATAAAAGAAATATATGGTTGTATGAAAAATTAACAACATTAGATGATGAAAAGAGATTTTTAAATAATGGACAGGGATTTAAACGAATAATAAATTCCTTTAAAAACAAAGGGAAAGTTGAGTTCATAAATTCAAGAACTGAGCATAGCTTTAAAGTAATTCTTCCCGGAGTTTAA
- a CDS encoding methyl-accepting chemotaxis protein → MLKNLKIKTGFYILLTIMIISMITIGTFCLSSLYNLNKQIHTNINSEIIRTKSIDTARSAQVHFKKQVQEWKNLLIRGNDTNNFQKYLSGFNDEEKATQKDLLSLKDLMNQQGLDTSKVDETIKTHEELGIKYNEALKSYDFKNANSLHVVDTLVKGIDRAPTDNIDAIVQQIQDYSTENLKYVQDSSEKKFKKELISSIIGIALIIAICLILTITLLKKIISSINMLKDKISDLAEKDGDLTVKLPITSKDELGVVAEKFNIFIDKLKKNIVDAANCTFVLTDGCNSLTENTNEVNTSMNQITCTVSEIAKGNQQVANEIVSVSSTLDEINKHASTTAKDMTEIIKQYEETNESINIGKDALLEQQSHMNEINTITNNILVAAKTLEEKSNSVNTIVSTIGSIAEQTNLLALNAAIEAARAGEQGKGFAVVAEEVRKLAESSALSTKEVYSNVQAMQDAVKETIIHINNANDRLQKQESIVNKTDISFNEILQHISLIMDNTKQAGERMNEITDEVGSLNTSIQNISAVAEETAASTEEALASTEEQTNSITNVNNMVIEFNKLTNDLKGVVNSFKYE, encoded by the coding sequence TTGCTGAAAAATCTTAAAATCAAAACAGGATTTTATATTCTGTTAACTATTATGATTATATCAATGATCACAATTGGAACATTTTGTTTAAGCTCTTTATACAACTTAAATAAACAAATTCATACTAATATTAATTCCGAGATAATAAGAACTAAATCTATAGATACTGCTAGAAGTGCACAAGTGCATTTTAAAAAGCAAGTTCAAGAATGGAAGAACTTATTAATTAGAGGAAACGACACTAATAATTTTCAAAAATACCTATCAGGGTTTAATGATGAAGAAAAGGCTACTCAAAAAGATTTATTATCTTTAAAAGACCTTATGAATCAGCAAGGATTAGATACCTCAAAAGTAGATGAGACTATAAAAACTCATGAAGAATTAGGAATTAAATATAATGAAGCTCTTAAGAGTTATGATTTCAAAAACGCCAATAGTCTTCATGTAGTAGATACTTTGGTAAAGGGCATAGACCGTGCTCCTACAGATAATATTGATGCTATTGTTCAGCAAATACAGGATTATTCAACTGAAAACTTAAAATATGTACAAGATAGTTCAGAAAAGAAATTCAAAAAAGAGCTGATATCATCAATAATTGGAATAGCGTTAATTATAGCTATTTGTTTAATTTTAACCATCACATTGCTAAAGAAAATAATAAGTTCCATAAACATGCTAAAGGATAAAATTTCTGATTTAGCAGAAAAAGATGGAGATTTAACTGTTAAATTACCTATCACAAGTAAAGATGAGCTTGGTGTTGTAGCAGAAAAATTCAATATTTTTATAGATAAGCTAAAGAAAAATATTGTTGATGCAGCAAACTGTACTTTCGTTCTAACTGATGGATGCAATAGTTTAACAGAAAATACTAATGAAGTAAATACATCTATGAATCAAATAACCTGCACTGTTTCTGAAATTGCCAAAGGTAATCAACAAGTGGCAAATGAAATAGTAAGTGTTTCCTCTACCTTAGATGAGATAAATAAACATGCTAGCACAACTGCCAAAGATATGACAGAAATAATAAAACAGTATGAAGAAACAAATGAATCAATAAATATAGGCAAAGATGCTTTACTGGAACAACAAAGTCATATGAATGAAATAAACACTATTACTAATAATATTTTAGTTGCTGCTAAAACTCTTGAAGAAAAATCAAATTCAGTAAATACTATAGTGAGCACTATTGGTTCAATTGCTGAACAAACAAATCTCTTAGCATTAAATGCAGCTATAGAAGCAGCTAGAGCTGGAGAGCAAGGTAAAGGTTTTGCTGTAGTTGCAGAAGAAGTACGAAAATTGGCAGAATCCTCTGCTTTATCAACAAAGGAAGTTTATTCAAATGTACAAGCTATGCAAGATGCTGTTAAGGAAACAATTATCCACATAAATAATGCAAATGATAGACTTCAAAAACAAGAATCTATTGTAAATAAAACTGATATTTCCTTCAATGAAATTCTTCAACATATATCATTAATAATGGATAACACTAAGCAAGCTGGAGAAAGAATGAATGAAATTACTGATGAAGTAGGTTCTTTAAATACCTCAATTCAAAACATTTCAGCCGTTGCAGAGGAGACTGCTGCTTCAACAGAAGAGGCACTGGCATCTACAGAAGAGCAAACTAACAGTATTACTAATGTAAATAACATGGTTATTGAATTTAATAAACTGACTAATGACTTAAAAGGTGTAGTAAATAGCTTTAAATATGAATAA
- a CDS encoding nucleoside triphosphate pyrophosphohydrolase, whose product MNKNDKCIDVEVENCKSNLDKLNYKEYNKLVRDKIPYIIKEDGKECDFEIVTKDEKHTLLEKKLQEEVDEFIEDKNLEELADIMEVIIGLAKSLGYSEEELLKVRDKKNAERGGFEKGILLRRVIFNDNV is encoded by the coding sequence ATGAATAAAAATGATAAATGCATAGATGTAGAAGTAGAGAACTGTAAATCAAATTTAGATAAATTAAATTATAAGGAATACAATAAGCTTGTAAGAGACAAAATCCCATACATAATAAAAGAAGATGGAAAAGAGTGTGATTTTGAAATTGTAACAAAAGATGAAAAACATACATTATTAGAAAAAAAGTTACAAGAAGAAGTTGATGAATTTATTGAGGATAAAAATTTAGAAGAATTAGCAGATATAATGGAAGTAATAATTGGACTTGCTAAATCTTTAGGATATAGTGAAGAAGAACTTTTAAAAGTTAGGGATAAAAAGAACGCAGAAAGAGGAGGCTTTGAAAAAGGAATTTTATTAAGAAGAGTAATATTTAATGATAATGTTTAG
- a CDS encoding DUF6718 family protein — translation MCYLVAKRFDKEGSLVLEAEQGQRLASLSKYLTLTTLENGVQIVTLNDLESYKEYFPYTLVNNEVEFISKVVNM, via the coding sequence ATGTGTTATCTAGTAGCAAAGAGGTTTGATAAGGAAGGTAGTTTAGTATTAGAAGCAGAACAAGGACAAAGATTAGCTTCATTATCTAAATATTTAACATTAACAACATTAGAGAATGGAGTTCAAATAGTAACTTTAAATGATTTAGAAAGTTATAAAGAATATTTCCCATATACGCTAGTGAATAATGAAGTTGAATTTATAAGTAAAGTAGTTAATATGTAA
- a CDS encoding DUF4489 domain-containing protein has product MKIMDENSMPNYDYSSKDKKPVACEPIYHEKPKAGRAILKCSCGGYAPIPVISNNALGTVKPLPLASVSIDTKGLKCPTTLLTFTCEIKSVIDVSLRLNFLIKKTSKSGCCEYICGTHSFSDVIEFAGTQTFSFQVCDKSLCDDCVTYSIEYVPIDFILNVGGSINNATLTALAVEDFC; this is encoded by the coding sequence ATGAAAATTATGGACGAAAATTCAATGCCAAATTATGATTATTCTTCTAAAGATAAAAAACCTGTTGCATGTGAACCTATTTATCATGAAAAACCTAAAGCTGGAAGAGCTATTTTAAAATGTAGTTGTGGCGGTTATGCTCCAATTCCAGTAATAAGCAATAATGCTTTAGGTACTGTTAAGCCACTTCCACTTGCTAGTGTTAGTATTGATACAAAAGGTTTAAAATGTCCAACAACACTTTTAACTTTTACTTGTGAAATAAAATCTGTTATTGACGTTTCTTTAAGATTAAACTTTTTGATCAAAAAGACTTCTAAGAGTGGCTGTTGTGAATATATTTGTGGAACTCACAGCTTTTCAGACGTTATAGAATTTGCTGGAACTCAAACTTTCTCATTCCAAGTTTGTGATAAATCTTTATGTGATGACTGTGTAACTTATAGTATAGAATATGTTCCAATTGATTTTATTTTAAATGTTGGTGGCTCAATTAATAATGCTACTTTAACAGCACTTGCAGTAGAAGACTTCTGCTAA
- the dptF gene encoding DNA phosphorothioation-dependent restriction protein DptF, translating into MEKDIFTYLEKDYRYLNNYIKDINEALFTSPHTAIIKGRTFIENLTQEIAKIEGYGLLNTMTQVERLRNLEEEGIFTEDIDKLFHAVRLLGNKAAHSNLEGELEAALNIHKNIYKITSWFVEVYVDPMFEALPYKNPMPSTDKSSEINEEVITKIMNKMMDSFIGKQQENVSINKENNPEVQLDIVKNKEDIDDAYTGMVLEGIFNDDEPDKKCLIQELSRLKESSKEAVESLGEFTPFKKYMHIVRDAQTGLDELIHKANESSHSQLILVCGSVGDGKSHIISYFNNRYPEIMKNFTLHNDATESLEPNKTSMDTLNEVLDEFSDEKIDISKEKFILAINLGTLNNFIDSKYGHRFTKLKEFVQDKKILESSIEDSSFNDNSSFQFVNFSDYHIFTLKDGKVHSSYIKSLIQKITQSLEIDFTEKNIFYSSYKRNCSQCGNKECCPIKANYELLAKDNIQDAIVELLVQCIVKNKIIISTRALLNFMYELIIPRSYIDVNSPTFKNKIAKLNNQEYIKSLIPNIIFEHKELSFIFEALNSIDPLNIRNEKIDDFVIEFNNASNILNYFKEYVDYPKGYINKINYVDFNETEDKKIRDELLKLFIRSYYICGRNDLFSLRDKDYDEYMNALFYWNKGNKSKLKNVYNNVKQGIMKWNGEADKDQINIFLGKNQIKYKISENIKLKADASNLPKNDDDDLKKFIETLKLKYKGEKAEKSYEIDIDYRLYKLLVQVNNGYRPNKKDKNHFIKFVEFINKLEESGSQNEELMFTEKNRENNKQFKLEYDEEFETYRFVEI; encoded by the coding sequence TTGGAAAAGGATATTTTTACCTACTTAGAAAAAGATTATAGATATCTTAATAATTATATAAAAGATATAAATGAAGCTTTATTTACATCTCCTCATACCGCAATTATTAAGGGAAGAACGTTTATTGAAAATTTAACCCAAGAAATAGCTAAAATTGAAGGTTATGGTTTATTAAATACTATGACGCAAGTTGAAAGATTAAGAAACCTAGAAGAAGAAGGAATTTTTACAGAGGATATAGATAAATTATTTCATGCAGTAAGATTACTTGGAAATAAAGCAGCTCATTCAAATTTAGAAGGTGAGTTAGAAGCTGCTTTAAATATTCATAAGAATATTTATAAAATTACAAGCTGGTTTGTTGAAGTTTATGTAGACCCTATGTTTGAAGCTTTACCGTATAAAAATCCTATGCCATCAACGGATAAATCATCTGAAATAAATGAAGAAGTGATAACAAAAATAATGAATAAAATGATGGATAGTTTTATTGGAAAACAGCAAGAAAATGTATCAATTAATAAAGAAAATAATCCAGAAGTTCAATTAGATATAGTAAAAAATAAAGAAGATATTGATGATGCTTATACAGGAATGGTATTAGAAGGCATATTTAATGATGATGAACCAGATAAGAAATGTTTAATACAAGAATTATCAAGATTAAAAGAATCATCTAAAGAAGCTGTTGAAAGTCTAGGTGAATTTACTCCTTTTAAAAAATATATGCATATAGTAAGAGATGCACAAACAGGATTAGATGAATTAATACATAAAGCAAATGAATCTAGTCATTCTCAATTAATTTTAGTCTGTGGTAGTGTAGGGGATGGTAAATCGCATATAATATCATATTTTAATAATAGATATCCTGAAATTATGAAGAATTTTACTCTTCATAATGATGCTACAGAAAGCTTAGAACCTAATAAAACATCAATGGATACTTTAAATGAAGTATTGGATGAATTTAGTGATGAAAAAATTGATATAAGTAAAGAAAAGTTTATTTTAGCAATAAACTTAGGAACTTTGAATAATTTTATTGATTCTAAATATGGACATAGATTTACTAAATTAAAAGAATTTGTACAAGACAAAAAGATATTAGAATCTAGTATTGAAGATAGTAGCTTTAATGATAATAGTTCTTTTCAGTTTGTAAATTTTAGTGATTATCATATTTTTACATTAAAAGATGGAAAAGTTCATTCATCATATATTAAATCGCTTATACAGAAAATAACACAGTCATTGGAAATTGATTTTACAGAAAAAAATATATTTTATAGTTCATATAAGAGGAATTGTAGTCAATGTGGGAATAAAGAATGTTGTCCAATTAAAGCAAATTATGAATTACTAGCAAAAGATAATATACAAGATGCAATTGTTGAATTATTAGTTCAATGCATAGTGAAAAATAAGATAATTATTTCAACAAGAGCTTTATTAAACTTTATGTATGAATTAATAATACCAAGATCATATATTGATGTAAATTCCCCAACATTTAAAAATAAAATAGCAAAATTGAATAATCAGGAGTATATAAAATCTTTGATACCTAACATTATTTTTGAGCATAAAGAATTATCATTTATATTTGAAGCTTTAAATAGTATTGATCCATTAAATATAAGAAATGAAAAAATTGATGATTTTGTTATAGAGTTTAATAATGCATCTAATATATTAAATTATTTTAAAGAATATGTTGATTATCCAAAGGGATATATAAATAAAATAAATTATGTTGATTTTAATGAAACTGAAGATAAGAAAATAAGAGATGAACTATTAAAGTTATTTATTAGAAGTTATTATATTTGCGGAAGAAATGACTTATTTTCTTTAAGAGATAAAGATTATGATGAATATATGAATGCATTATTTTATTGGAATAAAGGAAATAAATCTAAGCTTAAGAATGTTTATAATAATGTTAAACAAGGAATTATGAAATGGAATGGTGAAGCTGATAAAGATCAAATAAACATATTTTTAGGTAAAAATCAAATTAAATATAAGATAAGTGAAAACATTAAATTAAAAGCTGATGCAAGTAATTTGCCTAAAAATGACGATGATGATCTTAAGAAATTTATTGAAACTTTGAAATTAAAATATAAAGGTGAAAAAGCAGAAAAATCATATGAAATAGACATTGATTATAGACTATATAAATTATTAGTTCAGGTTAATAATGGATATAGACCTAATAAAAAGGATAAGAATCATTTTATCAAGTTTGTTGAGTTTATTAATAAGCTTGAAGAATCAGGTTCACAAAACGAAGAACTTATGTTTACTGAAAAGAATAGAGAAAATAATAAGCAATTTAAATTAGAATATGATGAAGAATTTGAAACTTATAGATTTGTGGAGATATAA
- a CDS encoding nucleotidyltransferase domain-containing protein, with translation MNEVVNNRCLSSCDLSRYDENVISLTLFGSYNTEFWIEGKSDIDILVLVKHKSFDLEYKIEEYYYPLISKFFQYNNIHFTFIALNDFDKVFADIYIDFKEKIIFDMNLHYDFLLYISKFNRINENLINLVRKDWESKYGVL, from the coding sequence ATGAATGAAGTAGTAAATAATAGGTGTCTATCATCTTGTGACTTAAGTAGATATGATGAAAATGTAATATCATTAACTTTATTTGGTAGTTATAATACCGAATTTTGGATTGAAGGTAAGAGTGATATTGATATTTTAGTATTAGTTAAACATAAAAGTTTTGATTTGGAATATAAAATTGAAGAATATTATTATCCATTAATATCAAAATTTTTTCAGTATAACAATATTCATTTTACTTTTATAGCTTTAAATGATTTTGATAAAGTATTTGCAGATATTTATATAGATTTTAAAGAAAAAATAATTTTTGATATGAACTTACATTATGATTTTCTACTATATATTAGCAAATTTAACAGAATAAACGAAAATCTTATAAATTTAGTTAGAAAGGATTGGGAATCAAAGTATGGTGTATTATAG
- a CDS encoding transglutaminase domain-containing protein — MKKRNQIISSLIAIAVTTSITNTCAYAKDEEINDAISIENQENHNNELDKNTLELNQSKVTTGAAAFINPVENDKVDEITEKPKEDFVTNEITEKPEEDLITVEDNTRTLDEYLKSKMPRNSRRVKRYASFSFFESNKEEIKERIKNGIENCETNIDIKDLINLDDIKNNSSKVLDLYFDVMYENPQFFYCSPTSVKFSNCAYNPSSGELKSCDIEVTYEYSNDVIDKMKDKLNSKINDIKENYLDECSTELEIEYAIHDYITQNCTYDKDNYDKKTVPNISHTSYGALVNEIAVCDGYSKANMLLLNEYGIEAGIVTNSDHAWNYVNIDGNYYQTDLTWDDPTPETNKIMYKNFNCSDSVMYKIHPWTSTIPGNCIDTTFDNLFRTVNGTRVNGKNAVRIKNKLYYLVGTDLWKCDLNGTNKSLLKQNITQNTTMLNLTAHNKDIYYLSELEIKKININSGEIETFKNLSDEFNFIIGSYSVQFYIKDNKLNVKFGQSQTNTNLTYSTKEYELDDVEDVDTDNTYIDNSEEKAQAEEKTQDVIKLNKSNLQGLYNDNKGKLKGNYTDETWNVFLNSLNEAKYILDRDDITQIYVDNALLHLQTAINNLKEKSQSEEKVQDVIKTNKSNLQTLYNDNKNKLKSNYTDETWNVFLNSLNEAKYILDRDDITQIYVDNALLHLQIAINNLKEKAQDVIKPIKQNTNTSSGGGSRGGNSSGGGSSKNLSENKLDIKNQTDIANATKININDSSNLNIVNTVKNVAKTLTGINNINKEISLDEIYEINNGDVKGTVASLKSDNNKFIYISCKSTTENSNINPIKVDTSELNSTDKYLYKLDNITNKLVLINNIQENLVEIQAKNQDQYILSNTQMQSLTNNNWNKINNDWLYVKNGQVVTGWIKTLDNKWYHMNNQGMMQKGWIKDNNKWYHLSNNGHMDTGWFKNTDGNWYYLNRDGSMKTGWLKDYYGNWYYLKPNGSMAVNTRINGYYINKSGLWQ, encoded by the coding sequence ATGAAAAAAAGAAACCAAATTATTTCAAGCTTAATAGCCATAGCAGTTACTACAAGTATTACTAATACATGTGCTTATGCTAAGGATGAAGAAATTAATGATGCAATTAGCATAGAAAATCAGGAAAATCATAATAACGAATTAGATAAAAATACTTTAGAATTAAACCAAAGTAAAGTTACTACTGGTGCCGCTGCTTTTATTAATCCAGTTGAGAATGATAAAGTAGATGAAATAACTGAAAAACCTAAAGAAGACTTTGTAACAAATGAAATAACTGAAAAACCTGAAGAAGATCTTATAACAGTTGAAGATAATACACGAACTTTAGATGAATATTTAAAATCTAAAATGCCTAGAAATAGTAGACGTGTAAAAAGATATGCTAGTTTTAGTTTTTTTGAAAGCAATAAGGAAGAAATTAAAGAAAGAATTAAAAATGGAATTGAAAATTGTGAAACTAATATTGACATAAAAGATCTTATCAATCTAGATGATATAAAAAACAATTCAAGTAAAGTTCTTGATTTATACTTTGATGTAATGTATGAAAATCCACAATTTTTCTACTGTAGTCCAACTTCTGTAAAGTTTAGTAACTGTGCATATAATCCATCCTCTGGAGAATTAAAATCATGTGATATAGAGGTTACTTATGAATATAGTAATGATGTTATAGATAAAATGAAAGATAAACTAAATAGCAAAATAAATGACATTAAGGAAAACTATTTAGATGAGTGCTCAACAGAATTAGAAATAGAATATGCTATTCATGACTACATTACACAAAACTGCACTTATGATAAAGATAATTATGATAAAAAAACAGTTCCAAATATTTCACATACATCATATGGTGCACTGGTTAATGAAATAGCTGTTTGTGATGGATATTCAAAAGCTAATATGCTTTTATTAAATGAATATGGTATTGAAGCTGGAATAGTTACAAATAGCGATCATGCATGGAATTATGTAAATATAGATGGAAATTACTATCAAACAGATTTAACATGGGATGACCCTACTCCAGAAACTAATAAAATTATGTATAAAAATTTTAATTGTTCAGATAGTGTAATGTATAAAATACATCCTTGGACATCTACAATACCTGGAAATTGTATTGATACAACCTTTGATAATTTATTTAGAACAGTAAATGGAACTAGGGTTAATGGAAAAAACGCTGTAAGAATCAAAAATAAATTATACTATTTAGTTGGAACTGACTTATGGAAATGTGATTTAAATGGTACTAATAAATCTTTACTTAAACAAAATATAACCCAAAATACTACTATGTTAAATTTAACGGCTCACAATAAAGATATATATTATTTATCTGAACTTGAAATTAAAAAAATTAATATAAATAGTGGTGAAATAGAAACTTTTAAAAACTTAAGTGATGAATTTAATTTTATAATTGGTTCATATTCTGTACAATTTTACATAAAAGACAATAAACTAAATGTTAAATTTGGACAAAGCCAAACAAATACTAATCTTACATATTCAACTAAAGAATATGAATTAGATGATGTTGAAGATGTTGATACAGATAATACCTATATAGATAATTCAGAAGAAAAAGCTCAAGCAGAAGAGAAAACTCAAGATGTAATAAAGCTTAATAAATCTAATTTACAAGGATTATATAATGATAATAAAGGCAAGTTAAAGGGAAATTATACAGATGAAACTTGGAATGTATTTTTAAATTCTTTAAATGAAGCTAAATACATATTAGATAGAGATGATATAACTCAAATCTATGTAGATAATGCACTACTTCATTTGCAAACAGCAATAAATAATTTAAAAGAAAAATCTCAATCAGAAGAGAAAGTTCAAGATGTAATAAAAACTAATAAATCTAATTTACAAACATTATATAATGATAATAAAAATAAGTTAAAAAGTAATTACACAGATGAAACTTGGAATGTGTTTTTAAATTCTTTAAATGAAGCTAAATACATATTAGATAGAGATGATATAACTCAAATCTATGTAGATAATGCACTACTTCATTTACAAATAGCAATAAACAATTTAAAAGAAAAAGCTCAAGATGTAATAAAACCTATCAAGCAAAACACTAATACTTCTTCAGGTGGTGGTTCAAGAGGTGGTAATTCATCAGGTGGCGGATCTAGCAAAAACTTATCTGAAAATAAACTAGATATAAAAAATCAAACTGATATTGCTAATGCCACTAAAATTAATATTAATGATTCATCGAATTTAAATATAGTAAATACAGTAAAAAATGTAGCTAAAACATTAACTGGAATTAATAATATTAATAAAGAAATCTCTTTAGACGAAATTTATGAAATTAATAATGGTGATGTAAAAGGAACTGTAGCTAGTTTAAAATCAGATAACAATAAGTTTATTTATATCTCTTGTAAAAGTACTACAGAGAATTCTAATATTAACCCAATTAAAGTAGATACTAGTGAATTAAATAGCACAGACAAGTATCTTTATAAATTAGATAATATAACAAATAAGTTGGTTCTTATAAACAATATTCAAGAAAATTTAGTTGAAATACAAGCAAAAAACCAAGATCAATATATATTATCAAATACACAAATGCAATCTTTAACAAATAACAATTGGAATAAAATAAATAATGATTGGCTATATGTTAAAAATGGACAAGTGGTAACAGGTTGGATTAAAACATTAGATAATAAATGGTATCATATGAATAATCAAGGCATGATGCAAAAAGGTTGGATAAAAGATAATAATAAATGGTATCATCTATCAAATAACGGACATATGGATACTGGTTGGTTTAAAAATACTGATGGAAACTGGTATTATTTAAATAGAGATGGTTCAATGAAAACAGGCTGGCTTAAGGATTATTACGGAAATTGGTACTACTTAAAACCAAATGGTTCAATGGCAGTAAATACTAGAATAAATGGATACTATATAAATAAAAGTGGTTTATGGCAATAA